The Thermocrinis albus DSM 14484 genome segment GTATGGCCTGAATCTCTTCGGGGAACCTCTTCACCGAGTACTCCTTCCCAGTGGTGAGGTTCTTTATCACACCTTTATCGAGATCCACCTCCAGCTCATCACCGTGTGAGATCTCATCCACAGCTTGTGGTACTTCCACTATCGGCAGTCCGATGTTTATAGCGTTTCTGAAGAATATCCTGGCGAAAGATTTGGCTATAACCACCGGCACGCCAGCGTACTTTATGGCTATGGGAGCGTGCTCTCTGGAGGATCCCGATCCAAAGTTTTTGCCTGCCACTATGATATCCCCCGGCTGGTGCTCTTTGGCAAACTCTGGGTGCTCTGAGTCTTCCATCACGTGCTGGGCAAGTTCGTAAGGATCTGTGGTGTTAAGATAACGGGCCGGTATTATCTGGTCTGTGTCTACGTTATCTCCAAATTTCCAAACTTTACCTCTTATAACCATAGAGATAGGATAAGGGTTTAGTATTTTTGTGTCAAGCGGGCCCGGAGGGACTCGAACCCCCGACCTAGGGATTAGAAATCCCTTGCTCTATCCAGCTGAGCTACGGGCCCTCGGGGTGACAGGACTTGAACCTGCGCCCTCTGGCTCCCAAAGCCAGCGCTCTCCCACCTGAGCTACACCCCGTACAGCTTATAAATTATACCACACCTATGAAAAAATCATATCAAGGTTTATAATATAGCCTCATGAGAAGAGCTCTCCTACTGCTTGCCATTCTGTTTACTTACGTGGTTATGATATGGGGAGGGATGGTGAGAAGCACCGACTCGGGTTTGGCATGCCCCAGCTGGCCACTGTGTTACGGTGATTTTAGCTTACCTAAGGATCTGTCCGCACGCATGGAGATGGGACACAGGACGGTGAGTGGCCTAGCTGGTCTCTTCGTTTTTTTGAGTACTGTGGCTGTCTGGCGTAACATAGGAGGACCTGCGAAACTTACAACAGGTATAGCTCTCCTCTTCACCCTGTCGGCAGCCCTCACCGGTATGAAGATGATAAAATCCGAAGCTCCTCATCTCAAGTACGTAGAACATATGCTTTTAGAGTCTTTCCATATTTACGAATCTATGATAATACTGGGAGCTCTTGTCGTCACTTACAGGCTTCTCTACAAAAAGGAGGGAGAGAGCTACATACCTATATGGGTGTACGTACCGGCCCTTGTAACCATTATGACAGGTGTTCTTGTGAGATATACAGGTTCCGGCGAAGCGTGTGGGCACGAGTGGCCTACCTGTGCGGGGTACCTTGTACCTCCCATGGATGATTGGAAGGTGGCGTTGCAGTTTACTCATAGAAACCTCGCTTACATCACGTGGTTGATGTTTCTGGCCTATCTCCTTCGCTTCAGGGATAAGCTGGCTCTCTTTGCCTTCCTTCTCATAAACGTCCAGTTTGTCTTTGCTGTATCTATGGTACTTTCGGGCTTCTTTCTTCCTTTGGTTTTTCTTGATACCGCCAGCGGATTTTTTCTCTTCGCCTTTTTAACTTATCATGTGCGTGTGAGGTTGTAAGATGGTGGTGAAGAGCTTCGGTAAAGTGGCCGAATACAGTCATGTGGTGAGAGACTGTTTGGTGCTCACCAAGCCCGGCATAGTTCTCCTGGTTCTCATAACGACCCTCACGGGAATGTACATAGCTAAGAGAGGTTTTCCGGAGCCCTCTCTGGTTTTATGGACCCTTGTGGGGACAGGACTTGCTTCTGCAGGATCTGCCTCCCTTAACCAGTTTCTGGACAGAGATATAGATGCTCGCATGAGCCGTACCAGTCATAGACCGCTACCTTCCGGTAGCCTTCCACCGCTGGTGGCCCTCATCATGGGTGTTCTACTTTTGATAGCATCCCTCACCGTCATGGTACTGGCCGTAAACCTATTGGCAGCCTTCTTGACGGGGTTGGCTTCCTTATTCTACGTAGTGGTTTACACTCTTCTCTTTAAGAGGCGTAGCCCGTGGGCCGTGGAGATAGGAGGTGTTTCAGGTGCTATGCCTCCCGTTATAGGATACGCGGCCGTCAAGGGAACTCTTACCCCGGAAGCTGCCATACTCTTTGCCATAATGTTCTTCTGGCAACCTCCCCACTCGTGGGTCTTGGCTATAAAGTATCTGGAAGATTACAGAAAGGCTGGTATTCCTGTGTTGCCCGTCGTCAAGGGTGTGGAGTACACCAAGATACGGACCCTTCTTTATACGTCCGCTCTACTGCCCCTTAGTCTACTTCCCTACTTTTATGGAATGGCTGGTAAAGTTTACCTTTTGGGTGCCTTTGTCCTCAGTGCCCTGTACATAATCCTCACCCTGAGGTTCGTTTTCTCTCGCAGAGAGAACGGCATGTTTCTCTTCACTTACTCCATATTCTACATAGCACTTCTCTTCTCTCTTATGGTGTTCAACATGGAGAGGTGATCATGGAAAGATGGTGGTTTTACCTGGCTGTTCTCTCTCTAGGTGTAGGGGGATTTTTTGCCTTTCTGGTAGCCATGGCTAGAACTCCCGGAGTGGAACATCTCTTCCCACCCGGGTACTTCTACCATGCTCTCACGGGACATGTGGACCTGGCTATAGTGGTTTTCCTGCTTTCCTTCACCATGCTTCTGTGGAACCAATACTACCCAAAGGAAGAGAAGGTGACTTTCCCTTTAGCCAGTCTTGGTGCTGTTCTCATAGGTATGTCCTCCTTACTGGGGCTTGGACTTCCTGTGTCCAACAACTACCTTCCCACACTGGTTCATCCTCTCTTCTTTACAGGAGCCGGTCTCTTCTTTACCGCCTTTTGGTTATCAGCTTTTCTCAGACTAAAGGAGGCGATAGCTGACTTTCGTAGTGATGATCCCAAGAGGTCATCCCTATCTACCTCTGTAATTCTCTCCCTCCTGATGTTGGTGGCCTTTGTGTTCTCCTCCCTTCGCGCAGGTGATCCTGCAGAAGTTTATAGGTTTTACGAAAGGCTTTACTGGGCACCGGGTCACATACATCAGTTTATCAACGGCTCTGTTCTCATACATACTTGGTACAGATTACTGTATCTAACTGGAAAAGGGGTAAGATCCTCTCGTCTGTGGATGAGTTTTGTACCCTTTCTCTTGTTTGGTGTACTTCTGACATCTGTACCGTTAGTGTTCAGCGATCCCATATCCCGTGATGCCATCGTTTTTACCGAGATATCCTACGCAGTGGGACTAGGCATTCCCATATTCTTCCACATGTTTTACGTGGTGAGAAACCTAAGACCCCTTTCCTTCACTCATCTTTACCCTACCGCCCTCTTCATCTCCCTCCTCCTTTACTTTTTAGGAGTGATCATAGCTTACGGGGGTATAAAGGCGGATCTGCGTGTCCCAGCTCATTACCACGGTGCTGTTACATCTCTTACACTGGCTCTTATGACCTTATCCTACCACCTTATGCAGGAGTGGGGAATACTGAGAAGGATAAGCAGGTCCTTCTCATTAACACAGGTGTATCTCTACGGAGTGGGTATGGTTCTCTTTATACTGGGGTTATACTTAGCCGGTTTGAAAGGTGCACCTCGTAAAACCTACGGTACTGCCTACACACAGGATCCCTTCGTGCTGGGTGCTCTCCTTCTTATGGGACTAGGTACGCTCCTTGCGGTGATAGGGGGTGTTATGTTCGTTCTGTATGTGTTAAAATCCACTCTCTCTCATGCCCGTTTTTCTTATAACCAACGATGACGGCTACTTTTCTCCCGGTATACAGGCTCTGAGGGAAGAGCTGAAGAAGCTGGGCAGAGTGGTTACAGTGGCCCCCGACAGGAATCTCAGTGGTGTTGGTCATTCTCTTACCTTTAACATGCCCTTACGGATAAGGAGGGTAGATGAAGATTTCTGGACCGTCATAGGAGGGACACCCGCCGACTGCGTTCACCTCGGTTATTACGTGATCCTGGAAGGTAAGAAACCGGACCTCGTATGCTCTGGCATAAACGAAGGTCCCAACCTGGGGGAGGATATAACCTACTCAGGTACAGTTTCTGGTGCTATGGAAGGGAGGATACTGGGTATACCTTCGGTAGCTTTCTCCGCCTTTGGTAGGGATGAGGTTGATTTCAGGAGCGTGGCTCAGGTGTGTAAAGAAGTGGTCCTAAAGGTACTCCAGTATGGTATGCCGGAGGACACTTACCTTAACGTCAACATACCTAACCTACCTCCCGATGAGATCAGAGGGTTTATGTTCACTCGTCAGGGAAAGAGGGCTTACAAAGAGAAAGTGTTACGCCTTTTAGATCCACAGCGCAGACCCCTTTACTGGATAACCGCCGAAGAGTTCGGCTGGGAACTGGAGGAAGGAACCGATTACTGGGCCGTCTATCACGGTTACGTTTCCATAACACCCCTCCAGCTGGATCTTACCAACCACAGAGCCCTCAGGAGCCTCCAAGAAAGGTGGAGAGTTTAAATTAGTTATCTATGCTTTACAGAGAACTTAACGACGAAAGTAGAAAAGAGCTGAGAGATTACTTTGAGGATAGGGACTATATGGTGATAGCGGTGCCCCGCCACGAACCTATAAGGATGTATGTGGTGCGTGCCAACCGTACAGTGGAAACGGCACGGCGCGTGCATAATCTGGCGCCACCGGAAGCTCTCCTACTGGGAGAAGCTCTCCTGGCTGCCTTGCTTCTGTCGTCCCTGGTAAAACACGCCACCCATCAAAAGGTTCTTTTTAAGCTGAACCTAGAAGAAGGCAGTGTGGTAGCTGAGGCTGACGGTAAAGGCAGAGTGAGGGGCTTTATAGAAGGCCAAGTAACGGGATACTGGAAAGGGGATCTTACCGTTATAAAGGAACTGAGGCTAGGCGTTCCTTACACCAGCATAGTGCCTGTTGTAGGAAACTCGGTGAAGGACACTCTCCAGTACTACTTCCACCAGTCTGAGCAGATCAAAACTGTGGTGGATATGGCGGTAAAACTGGATGATGAAGGAAGAGTACGCTTTGCCGGTGCTTACATGGTCCAGATGATGGGAGGTACCTCACCTAAAGCAGAGGAACTTATGGAGAAAAGACTTAAAGAGCTCCCTCCCTTAGAGAAGTTCCTGGAGGAAGGTAAAAGACCTGAAGACATAGCCACGGAAGTTCTCGGAGACATGGAGCCCCGTTTGGTAGGCCTCAAGGAAGTGGAGTACTACTGTCCTTGCACTGAGGATATAGCCAAGGCAAGTCTCCTGCTGTTGTCGGAGGAGGAGTTAAACGAAGTACTCCAGCAAGGTCCTGCGGAGGTGGTTTGTAAGTTCTGTGGCAGAATTTACCGCTTTACCAGAGAGGAGCTTATGCTATAATAACTTCTTCAGACCGCACCTTTCCCATCTGGGTTGCCCCAAAAGGGGTGACGGGAAAGGGAGGCAAAACCCAGAAGGAGGTAGGTATGGCTGTAGTATCTATGAGGGAACTGCTGGAGGCAGGTGTCCACTTTGGTCACACCAAAAGCCGTTGGAACCCAAAGATGGCACCCTTTCTATACGGGGTGCGCCACGACATACACATTATAGACCTCAACAAAACCCTTGTCTACCTAGAGCAAGCCTATCACTTTGTAGCGGATAGTGTGGCACGAGGTGCGGAAGTACTGTTTGTAGGTACCAAAAAGCAGGCCAAGGACGTGATTAAGGAAGAGGCAGAGCGAGCGGGAGTACACTACATCAACGAAAGATGGGTAGGCGGACTACTCACCAACTTTCGTACCGTTCGCAAAAGCATTCTCAAGTTGAAGACCTTAGAGAGGATGGAGGCAGAGGGTGTGTTTGATGTCCTGCCTAAGAAGGAAGTGCGGGCTCTCAAGAGAAAGATGGAGAGACTGCGTAAGCTCTATGGTGGTATAGTCAACATGACGAGACTACCTGACATAATCTGGGTGGTGGATACAGTGAGAGAGCACATAGCGGTTCAAGAAGCCAGGAAGCTGGGTATAACGGTGGTGGCCATACTGGACTCTAACTGTGATCCAGATTTAGTAGACTACCCTGTTCCCGGTAACGACGACGCCATAAAGTCCATAAAACTGCTGACTTCTAAGATAGCGGATGCCATCATAGAAGGTAAGACGAGAAGGGAGTCTCTTGGAGAGGAAGCAGCCACCATGGAGGTGGTCAGAAAAAGGGTCATCACAGTGGAAGAAGAAGAAAGAGCCCTCTTCGAAAAAGCTATGGAGATGTCCGAAAAGTACGAGTACATCGACAAGGGAGCGGAGGAAGATATGGATTAATGTCAAGAGGGTGTCCAAATGGCGCCTGCCGGGTCTCTGGACACCCATAAAGGGCGCGTTACAAGTAGCCCGGCCCCGAGCAAGAGTGTGAGCTCGGGTACTGTGGTGAAACATGATCACATCGGATCTTGTTAAAAAGTTGAGGGAGATGACAGGTGCCGGTATGCTGGACTGTAAAAAGGCCTTAGAGGAGGCGGGAGGAGATCTGGAGAAGGCCAAAGAGATACTGAGAATAAAGGGACTGGCCAAAGCCGAAAAGAAAGCTGGTAGAGAAACTAAAGAAGGAGTTATATACGCTTACGTCTCGGAAGACAGAAAGAGAGGTGTGCTTTTGGAACTAAACTGTGAGACGGACTTTGTGGCTAAGAACGAGGAGTTCTCCCGGCTGGCGCTCCAGTTGGCAAAGCACATAGCCAATGTAGATGAGAACTCTGACCGCCAAGGCACAGGTGAGGATATAGCTTCCCAACCCTTCTACCAAGATCCTTCCATCAAAGTGGACGAACTGATAAAGTCCGCCATAGCCAAGATAGGTGAAAACATTCGGCTCAGCAGATGGACCCGTTACGATGCCAAAGGTTACGTGCACGCTTACGTGCACGGCATAGGAAGAGTGGGTGTTCTCCTGGAGTTTGAAGCTCCTACCTTGGAGGAGAAAGTTCTCAGAACAGTGCAGGACATAGCTATGCAGATAGCCGCTATGAAGGCAGAGTACGTAAAGGTTGAGGACATACCGGCTGACGTACTGGAAAGAGAAAGAAGGATACTGGCTGAACAAACGAGACAGGAAGGAAAACCGGAAAACCTCATAGACAGGATAGTGGAAGGTAAGCTCAAGAGGTTTTATCAGGAAAAGGTCCTATTAGAACAAGCTTTCATAAAAGACGAGAAAAAAACGGTGAAGCAGTATCTGGAGGAAGTAGGTAATGTCCATATAGTGAGGTTTGTAAGGTACGAGCTAGGTGGACTGTAATGTACACTCGGGTGCTTGTCAAACTTTCTGGAGAAGCTTTTGCAGGTAAACAGGGTTTCGGTATAGATTCAGAATTTTTGGCTTACATAAGTGAGGAGATAAAGTCCCTTGTCACTGCGGGTGTTCAAACAGCGGTGGTCATAGGAGGAGGCAACATATTCAGGGGTCTTGAAGGCACCAGTATGGGTATAGATAGAGCCACGGGAGATTACATGGGTATGCTGGCCACCGTTATAAACGCCTTAGCCCTCCAGTCGGCTCTGGAGAGGTTGGCCCAGATACCCACACGAGTCTTGTCAGCTATAGAGATGAGGCAGGTGGCAGAACCTTACATAAGGAGACGTGCCATAAGGCATCTGGAAAAGGGGAGAGTAGTGATCTTTGCAGCGGGTACAGGAAACCCCTATTTCTCCACAGACACAGCTGCAGCCCTTCGGGCTGCGGAGATAGAAGCCCAGCTTCTTATAAAAGCCACTAAGGTGGATGGCATATACACCGGCGATCCCCAGAAGGATCCCAACGTGGAGTTCATAGAGGAGATCACCTACAAGGAAGTGATAAACAGGAACCTACGGGTTATGGACCACACCGCTCTCACCCTCTGTATGGAGAACAAGATCCCTATAATGGTTCTCAACATCCACAAACCGGGCAATCTTCTCAAAGCGGTCAGTGGTCAGAGGGTGGGAAGTCTGGTAAGAGAGTAAAATATACAGGAGGGTGAAGGCATGCTGGAGGATATTTTCAAAAGTGCGGAAGAAGACATGAAAAAAGCGGTAAATCACTTCAAAAACGAGATAGCAGGACTGAGGACAGGAAGAGCCAGCACCGCCCTCGTAGAGGAGTTGAAAGTGGATTACTATGGTTCTAAGGTACCTATAAAGCAGCTAGGTAGTATAACAATCCCCGAACCCAACCAGATCCTCATACAGGTTTGGGACTCTAACGCGGTGTCCGCCATAGAGAAGGCCATAATGGAGAACCTACAGCTCACACCTCAGAAACAAGGCAACACCCTTCGCATCACCCTACCACCCCCAACAGAGGAGAGACGGAGGGAGATGGTAAGACTTCTCCACAAGATGGCAGAAGAGGCAAGGGTTGCCGTAAGGAACGCACGGAGAGATGCTAAAGAGATGATCGAAGATATGGAGGGTATATCGGAAGATGAGATAAAGAGGGCTCTGGAAAGGCTCCAGAAGCTCACCGACAAGTACATAGATGAGATCAACAAACTGACGGAGGCTAAAGAGACGGAAATTCTAGGAAAGATCTGATGCTCTCCCTTCTTCTCACCATAAGTCTCCTCATAGGTGATGCCCGCGTCATATACATTCCTGAGGAACATACCAGCAAAGAAGATCACGCTTTCCAGCTGGAGGTTATAAGGAAAATATGGGAGTCCGGAGAGAAGCTGGTTATCGCCATGGAGATGTTTCAGCAACCTTTTCAAACCTTTCTGGATCAATACATCTCCTGCGACATTTCTGAAGAGGAGATGCTCCAAAAGACCCAGTACAGAAAAAGATGGGGCTATGATCCTTCCTTCTATGCTCCCATCTGGCGGTATGCCAAAGAAAAGGGTATAAAGATTTACGCCATCAACATACCCACAGAGCTGGTAAAAAAAGTAAGGGAAGAAGGCTTAGAGAAAGTGAGGGATCCAGCTCTGCCCTATCCACCCATGGAGCCCACACAGCAGGAGAAAGATCTTCTATTAGGAGTACTCAAAGAGCATCCTAAGGTGGATGTCCATAGCTTTCTGGATGTACAGACGGCATGGGATTCTGGTATGGCCTTGGCCATAGCCCGTATTCTGGAAAAGGAGAAAGACTCAAGGGTGGTGGTTCTGGTGGGTGGTATGCATGCGCCTTCTTTAGAGGAAGGTGTTCCCAGAAGGGTGGCTCTTCTTGTGCCGGGTGTAAAGCAGAAGATACTGAGGAGAGAAAACTATCAGCGTCTGTTTTCTATGGATCTTTCCAAGGACAGATCGTCTGCCAACTCTATGAGGGATCCAAACTGCAGACCGTGAGATATACGGCTAACTTTGACAGAAGGAAAGCGTTTTTTATGAGGGAAAGAATGAAGTCTCACAGGTTTACATCCATCTTTGAGAGCCTGTAGTGCAGGGTCCTGAAGTTGGGAGCTTTAGGCATCGGGGGTCTATCAAAAGCTTTACTCTTTTGACAAGCTGGTCATTTTACCTTATAATAGTGGTCGGTTATTGTACCTTTTTTATAATATCAGTGTGGAAGAAGGAAGGAAATAATGAGGTTTAATGCTTTTAAAATTTTTACACTCTTCTTATTTTTAGTAACATCAGGTACATTAGCAGAACAATTTATTATTGAAGAAAAAATTTTTATCCAAACAAATAATTCACCTAAGAAATCTTATACAAAAAGACAAAAAGTTAATTCTAATATTTCCAATCATCAATCAATTACTTATACATCTAAGCAGTTAGGTATTTCTTCTGAAGGTCTTAATTCCAATATTTCTAGTTATCAATCAATTACTTATACATTTAAACAGTTTGGTATTTTATCTGAAGATTTAGTACTTAAAGAAGTTTATCCATCGTGGAGTTTTTATATTCCTGTCTATCCAGGTTATAAAGGAGGTAAAATAAATCTATTGTTAGAAGCTTGGGGATTAGGAAAAGATTCTTATGTAAGAATATATGTAGATGATATTCCGTATGTTTCTTTTAAAGGAAATGAGCTTCCACCAGCAGTAACTATAAATCTTCCAGCTTATCAAAATAAAGATTTCATCAAAATAACTATTGGAGGATTTTTGGGCTACTCAGATAATATATGTAAAGATATAATTGAAGGTCAATCTTATTTGATAGTTAAAAAAGACAGTCAGATTACTATAAATTATAAAGATATTGGAGATATTTACAGTGTTTTTAAGAGTTATGAACCCTTTTATTCTATTTTACCTTCAGGAAATTTAGATTTTTATTCTTTAGCTTTTTATCTTTCTAAACAGAATCCTTTTGCCAGTGTAAAATTTAATGATCCTTCTTCAAAATATAAAATAACTTATGATAGTAATACAGAAGGTATCCAAAGAGAGGGAAATATTCTAAAAATTTCTCCCAAAGGATTAGATGGAATAAAAGAATCATTAACTGATTTCCTTGCTATAGGAACAAAAGTAGATATAGGAAACCTAATTAAGAAAAAGAAAAAAATTGATAAACAAAATCTACTTACTTTTGCAGATCTTGGTTATACTACTTCTACTTCCAAAGGATTAATCAATATATCCCAATACTTTACGATTAACACTTCACAGTTTAGAGGAATTCCTAAAGATTTAAGATTAAAACTACACATAGCCCACACTCCTGTTCCTGTAATAAAATCACACGAAGCAAATCTAAGGATATATCTTAATGATAAGCTAATACAAGCTTATCCTTTAGATGGATATGGCGATAAAACTTTTGATCTTGCTATTCCTTTATCAGTATTACAATATGGACCAAATACACTTAAAGTAACTTTTAGCAGAAATATTACCCCTGGCGAATGTTCTGGAACAATTGTTGAAGGTGAATTGACAGTTTTTGATGACTCTTATTTTTACTGGAATTCTGTAGAGAAAACACCTTACAACATTTCAGATTTTATAAAATCTCTTCACGGAAAAGTGCTTTTTGTAGTGAAAGACCAAAGTTTTATACCATATCTAATAAATTTTCTTTCAGAGCTTGGAAAGAGAAATACTTTTATAGATAGAGTAGATATAAGTGCAAACATTGACAACAATGCGAAAAACTACGATTTCATAATACTTTTTGGCCTAGATTCAAATATAAACCTACCTGTAGAATCTGACAAGGGAGAATTTATTGTAAAAAACCCCCTAACAGATGTCTCTCTTTTTAGTTCTAAATATTACAAAAATTTTGTTTTATTACAGGTAGGAAAATACGATAAAGTTCCAGTTCTTGCAATACAATGTTGGAGACAGGAGTGTGATTCTATATTTTATAATATGAATTTTGAAAACCTTTATAGGCTTTTTGGAAATGTAGGAATATTTACTCAAGATTATTTTATATCTTACCAAGTAGGTAAAAAATTAAGCATTACCTATACAGTGGATAAAGGAATAGCCTATTATTGGAATAAGTATAAACTTATTGTTATTATAGCAATAGGATTAATATCTATTCTCTTTTTAGGATATGTTTATAAAAAGCTGACAAGGAGGGTAGTACAATGAAAAAATTTTTATTAATCATAATATTCTTTGCAATATTTTATCCTATAAAGCGGATTTATGCTGGAGCATTTGGCAGAGAAGAAGGAGAATTGTTTATTAGCTTAACACCAAGATTTTACAAAGCAGACAAATTTTTTGATAAAAATGGCAATAGAAAACCTATAGGATGCAGTTTTAAAAAGGAAGAAATTGAACTTTATGCTGAGTATGGTATTTCCTCCAAAGATACTCTCATCTTTAAAGTTCCTTACCAATGGTTATCTTGTGGAGATGCAAAAACATCTGGTTTTTCTGATATAGAAGCAGGTATTATAAGAAAGCTCGTCAAAAATAATTCATACGTATTATCAGCTTACGGTGTTGCTATTTTACCAACTGGTTATTCTATTCATGACAATCCAAGGCTTGGATATGGAAGGATTGGGCTGGAGGGTGGTATTTTATATGGGAGAGGCTTTGGAAAAGGTTTTATAGATACAGGAATAGGATATAGATATTACTTTGGCTATCCCTCTGATCAAATTAGAGGTTACTTAATGGGTGGTTATAGTATTACTAAAAATTTTCAGCTTTTAGGCATTATTGATGCACAAATAGGATTGGGTAATGGTAAAAGAAAAAATTTAGGTTATAATATAACTTTAGAGCCTGATTATAAATTAATTCAAATTTACATTGGTCCAAGAATTTTGTTAAATAATAATATTTCAATAAATTTTGGATTACACAAAGTTATTTTTGGGAGGAATACTGGTGATGGGGCAGGAGCCTATGGGAGCCTATGGATCAAATTTTAAGAAGATAGGTCAAATATTAATAGAAAAAGGACTTATAACACAACAGCAATTAGAAGAAGCTTTGCAATATCAAAGGAAGTATGGAGGAAGATTAGGATGGATATTGGCATCTTTAGGTTATATAAAAAGGTTAGATTTATATAAAGTTTTATCAGAACAATTGAATCTCGAGCTTAATTTTTATCCAAATGTTACAAAATTTATAGATTTAAACTTTTTAAAAAAGTTTGATCCATATATTTTAGCAAGATATGAATGCATACCAGCTAAAGAAGAAGGAGAAAATGTTTTGGTTTATACGTCATACCCGGATTCAGAAAAACTCAGAGAATTTAGCGAAAAGTATTTAAAAAAATAAAAATATTACATTGAAGCTTATAACAGATTTAGACTTGATAAAAACATTAGAATGGGCTTTTAAAGAAAAGTATATTGATAGAGCTGTACATGGTCTTTTTTATGTCACTCCAGAATTGAGTGCTTCTTTGGTATTCTCTAAAACGCAAGTATTAATAATGGCTATTTTAATTTTCTTAGCTTTGTTATGGTTATATTTCGACCCTATATCTTTAGCAATTTTTTCTTTAAGTATTGTTCAATTTTTTTATCTTATTTCCTTGTTATTCAAGTTTATAGTAAGTTTAGCTGGTGCAACAACTGAAATGACGCAATTTATTACAGATGAAGAAGTAAAAAATTTAGAAGAAGAAAATCTTCCTGTTTATACGATTTTGGTTCCAGTTTATAAAGAGCCAGAAGTTATAGGAATTTTGATAAACAGTCTAAAGAAAATGGACTACCCTCAAAATAAGTTAGATATAATACTTCTTTTAGAAGAAGATGATAAAGAAACATTAGAAGCAGCTAAAGCACATCAACCTCCAGCTAATTGGCGTTTTATTATAGTACCCACAAGTCAACCTAAAACAAAGCCAAAGGCATGTAATTATGGTCTTTTCTTTGCTCGTGGGAAATATCTGACTATCTATGATGCAGAAGATATTCCTGAACCAGATCAGTTAAAAAAGGCAGTAATAGCATTTAAAAAAGGAGGGGACAAGTATATTTGTTTTCAAGCACAACTAAATTATTTCAACAAAGATGAAAATTTCCTAACAAAAATGTTTACGCTAGAATACTCTTACTGGTTTGACTATCTCTTGCCTGGTCTTTTTAAACTCGGCTTACCTATCCCATTAGGTGGAACGAGTAACCATTTTGATGTTGAAAAACTTAAAGAAATAGGTGCATGGGATTCATTTAATACAACGGAAGATGCAGACCTTGGAGTTAGAGCTTTTAGTAAAGGTTATAAGGTTGGAGTGATAAACTCTACTACATACGAAGAAGCCAATGCTCGCTATAGAAACTGGATAAGACAGCGTTCCAGATGGATAAAAGGCTATATGCAAACTTGGTTAGTTCATTCACGTAATTTGGGTAAATTATATAAAGCTGTGGGGCTTAAAGGTTTTATAGGTTTTAACCTT includes the following:
- the frr gene encoding ribosome recycling factor, whose product is MLEDIFKSAEEDMKKAVNHFKNEIAGLRTGRASTALVEELKVDYYGSKVPIKQLGSITIPEPNQILIQVWDSNAVSAIEKAIMENLQLTPQKQGNTLRITLPPPTEERRREMVRLLHKMAEEARVAVRNARRDAKEMIEDMEGISEDEIKRALERLQKLTDKYIDEINKLTEAKETEILGKI
- a CDS encoding ChaN family lipoprotein, with protein sequence MLSLLLTISLLIGDARVIYIPEEHTSKEDHAFQLEVIRKIWESGEKLVIAMEMFQQPFQTFLDQYISCDISEEEMLQKTQYRKRWGYDPSFYAPIWRYAKEKGIKIYAINIPTELVKKVREEGLEKVRDPALPYPPMEPTQQEKDLLLGVLKEHPKVDVHSFLDVQTAWDSGMALAIARILEKEKDSRVVVLVGGMHAPSLEEGVPRRVALLVPGVKQKILRRENYQRLFSMDLSKDRSSANSMRDPNCRP
- the tsf gene encoding translation elongation factor Ts, with product MITSDLVKKLREMTGAGMLDCKKALEEAGGDLEKAKEILRIKGLAKAEKKAGRETKEGVIYAYVSEDRKRGVLLELNCETDFVAKNEEFSRLALQLAKHIANVDENSDRQGTGEDIASQPFYQDPSIKVDELIKSAIAKIGENIRLSRWTRYDAKGYVHAYVHGIGRVGVLLEFEAPTLEEKVLRTVQDIAMQIAAMKAEYVKVEDIPADVLERERRILAEQTRQEGKPENLIDRIVEGKLKRFYQEKVLLEQAFIKDEKKTVKQYLEEVGNVHIVRFVRYELGGL
- the pyrH gene encoding UMP kinase, encoding MYTRVLVKLSGEAFAGKQGFGIDSEFLAYISEEIKSLVTAGVQTAVVIGGGNIFRGLEGTSMGIDRATGDYMGMLATVINALALQSALERLAQIPTRVLSAIEMRQVAEPYIRRRAIRHLEKGRVVIFAAGTGNPYFSTDTAAALRAAEIEAQLLIKATKVDGIYTGDPQKDPNVEFIEEITYKEVINRNLRVMDHTALTLCMENKIPIMVLNIHKPGNLLKAVSGQRVGSLVRE
- a CDS encoding cellulose biosynthesis cyclic di-GMP-binding regulatory protein BcsB; the protein is MRFNAFKIFTLFLFLVTSGTLAEQFIIEEKIFIQTNNSPKKSYTKRQKVNSNISNHQSITYTSKQLGISSEGLNSNISSYQSITYTFKQFGILSEDLVLKEVYPSWSFYIPVYPGYKGGKINLLLEAWGLGKDSYVRIYVDDIPYVSFKGNELPPAVTINLPAYQNKDFIKITIGGFLGYSDNICKDIIEGQSYLIVKKDSQITINYKDIGDIYSVFKSYEPFYSILPSGNLDFYSLAFYLSKQNPFASVKFNDPSSKYKITYDSNTEGIQREGNILKISPKGLDGIKESLTDFLAIGTKVDIGNLIKKKKKIDKQNLLTFADLGYTTSTSKGLINISQYFTINTSQFRGIPKDLRLKLHIAHTPVPVIKSHEANLRIYLNDKLIQAYPLDGYGDKTFDLAIPLSVLQYGPNTLKVTFSRNITPGECSGTIVEGELTVFDDSYFYWNSVEKTPYNISDFIKSLHGKVLFVVKDQSFIPYLINFLSELGKRNTFIDRVDISANIDNNAKNYDFIILFGLDSNINLPVESDKGEFIVKNPLTDVSLFSSKYYKNFVLLQVGKYDKVPVLAIQCWRQECDSIFYNMNFENLYRLFGNVGIFTQDYFISYQVGKKLSITYTVDKGIAYYWNKYKLIVIIAIGLISILFLGYVYKKLTRRVVQ